One region of Trinickia violacea genomic DNA includes:
- a CDS encoding TnsD family Tn7-like transposition protein — translation MDKPDTAIEPIAFPEFAPDETVFSMLARAHCLGGYESAVAASRAILGDERAALLFDFPRRLEALGRLMPGRLSDPAALAINATCLPFFTRFRDRSVEERAIQKMCGPSVAALKDDLGLRASAAGPQSTVKACPDCMAEDTATHGIAYWHRILQLPGVTVCPIHRVPLLESAPVRQGKQRALFLPHELRWTYPITRNQEAATYKCSLRLANLAAAALSYALPGGFQPLALYYTYRHGLKAGGFLSRGNRLRLASLERLLDAHVGKLPASIRLCRPELSRETNSLLTILRARQQTFNTLPHLVLIDFLFESWDHFVSTYEWEHAMNAKVNAHGGLSADRIPLEVRSRRSHTLQMESRWDRCTTAILRYMKEQPDCTRSQLVKACGGSWRWLYRNDREWLDANAPEPLPRRRRYLSWVNWQKRDAALVELIEREDRITAFPKNARITPKTVLRNLGPIPFSVQLEKMPKSCAKLSEIAEQIRAGTDNRVPAS, via the coding sequence ATGGACAAACCTGATACAGCCATCGAACCGATCGCGTTTCCGGAATTTGCTCCGGACGAGACCGTGTTCAGCATGCTGGCTCGAGCTCACTGCCTTGGCGGATATGAAAGTGCCGTCGCCGCGAGTCGCGCCATTCTGGGCGACGAGAGGGCTGCGCTGCTCTTCGACTTCCCACGGAGGTTGGAGGCACTGGGGCGCCTCATGCCTGGACGGCTGTCTGATCCTGCCGCACTTGCAATCAACGCTACTTGCCTACCATTCTTTACACGGTTTCGCGACCGATCGGTTGAGGAGCGGGCAATTCAAAAAATGTGCGGTCCATCTGTCGCCGCCTTGAAGGACGACCTCGGCCTTCGCGCCAGCGCTGCTGGCCCTCAATCGACGGTAAAGGCCTGCCCAGACTGTATGGCCGAGGACACTGCCACGCACGGAATAGCTTATTGGCATCGCATCCTGCAATTGCCAGGCGTGACCGTGTGCCCAATACATCGCGTCCCATTGCTCGAATCGGCACCGGTTCGGCAGGGCAAACAGCGGGCGCTGTTCCTTCCACATGAACTGCGGTGGACGTACCCTATTACTCGAAACCAAGAAGCGGCGACATATAAATGTTCGCTAAGGCTCGCCAATCTGGCTGCGGCAGCACTGTCCTACGCACTGCCAGGAGGATTCCAGCCGTTAGCGCTCTATTACACATATCGGCACGGGCTCAAGGCTGGGGGCTTCCTATCACGGGGGAACCGCCTACGGCTCGCCTCACTGGAACGGCTTTTGGATGCACATGTCGGCAAGCTTCCTGCCTCCATACGCCTGTGCCGTCCTGAGCTATCCAGAGAGACCAACAGTCTCCTGACCATTCTTCGCGCGAGGCAGCAAACATTTAACACGCTTCCTCATCTCGTTCTGATCGATTTCCTCTTTGAATCGTGGGATCACTTCGTGTCAACGTACGAATGGGAGCACGCGATGAACGCGAAGGTCAACGCTCACGGCGGCTTATCTGCTGATCGCATACCTTTGGAAGTTCGGTCTCGACGTTCGCACACGCTGCAAATGGAGTCTCGTTGGGATCGGTGCACTACGGCCATTCTCCGGTACATGAAGGAGCAGCCGGACTGCACACGTTCGCAGCTTGTCAAGGCCTGCGGGGGATCGTGGCGATGGCTTTACCGGAACGATCGGGAATGGCTCGACGCCAATGCCCCGGAGCCGCTCCCACGCCGGCGCCGATATCTGTCGTGGGTGAACTGGCAAAAGCGCGACGCGGCGCTCGTTGAGTTGATCGAGCGGGAGGACCGTATCACCGCTTTCCCCAAAAATGCACGAATTACCCCGAAGACTGTCCTCCGTAACCTGGGGCCCATTCCCTTTTCTGTCCAGCTGGAAAAGATGCCGAAATCTTGTGCCAAACTATCAGAGATTGCCGAACAGATTCGCGCCGGCACCGATAACCGGGTGCCGGCATCCTGA
- a CDS encoding helix-turn-helix domain-containing protein, whose amino-acid sequence MNADEEKLLAWLRAAIADRRFTQFEVARSTGVDQSQISRILNGQAKRSSANVSALCRFAAEASRHTSIQLEIPAVARARALLDELMDGSAEEQRSIAELLAHLVVARNASRRGRRGEK is encoded by the coding sequence ATGAACGCAGACGAAGAAAAACTTCTTGCTTGGCTCCGGGCCGCAATCGCCGATCGCCGCTTCACGCAGTTCGAGGTGGCGCGCTCGACTGGCGTTGACCAATCGCAAATCAGCCGGATTCTGAACGGACAGGCGAAGCGGTCCTCGGCAAACGTCAGCGCGCTTTGTCGATTCGCCGCGGAGGCTTCTCGCCACACTTCTATCCAACTTGAGATACCTGCGGTCGCGAGGGCGCGCGCGTTGCTTGACGAGCTTATGGACGGAAGTGCGGAGGAGCAGCGATCTATCGCTGAGTTACTTGCCCATCTTGTGGTCGCGCGGAATGCGTCGCGGCGAGGGAGAAGAGGTGAAAAGTAG
- a CDS encoding TnsA endonuclease N-terminal domain-containing protein, which produces MAKAMTWEKLRRMIEEGYGQGHGESYRPFIQIRRKNCSPKGNQSVGPLPGYARAFHALTRVERQFGMLCHWLGAADVREQLPAWPFPHPHPLVGARGASEFDGFTAPGLVELAAEADIEHGVFPGSDVPYVATLDVVATVPGTAAPRMVVISCKAGTDLKKAPLTSRMIERLELERRYCNAISARYHVAHELALSSYLLSNLEVCGVSVSQESRISAAAGFETFKVILKETILQTSMRHAVKAAADRSGFDLSLAWPAFHLLAWQLEIDIDLSHPKVTSQRAVPGGRLLRETLCQRLLSEEAA; this is translated from the coding sequence ATGGCAAAGGCAATGACATGGGAAAAGCTGAGACGAATGATCGAAGAGGGCTACGGACAAGGGCACGGAGAGTCGTACCGTCCTTTCATTCAGATCCGTCGAAAGAACTGTTCTCCGAAAGGGAATCAATCAGTGGGTCCACTACCGGGATACGCGAGAGCCTTCCACGCGCTGACTCGGGTGGAGCGGCAGTTCGGGATGCTGTGCCACTGGCTGGGCGCCGCAGACGTTAGAGAGCAATTGCCGGCGTGGCCGTTTCCGCACCCTCATCCGCTTGTCGGCGCGAGGGGAGCATCGGAATTTGACGGATTCACTGCACCCGGGTTGGTTGAACTCGCCGCTGAGGCAGACATAGAGCACGGCGTGTTTCCGGGAAGTGATGTGCCCTATGTGGCGACCCTGGACGTTGTCGCGACTGTGCCGGGAACCGCCGCTCCCCGAATGGTGGTGATCTCCTGCAAAGCGGGAACCGACCTGAAAAAGGCGCCGCTCACCTCCCGGATGATTGAGCGCCTCGAACTTGAACGCCGCTATTGCAATGCGATCTCGGCGAGATATCACGTAGCCCATGAACTCGCGCTATCGAGTTATCTGCTCTCTAACCTCGAAGTCTGCGGCGTCTCGGTCTCGCAGGAGTCTCGTATATCTGCTGCCGCAGGATTTGAAACGTTCAAGGTCATCCTCAAGGAAACGATCCTACAAACTTCGATGCGCCATGCCGTCAAGGCGGCAGCAGACCGATCTGGCTTCGATCTGTCTCTAGCATGGCCAGCTTTTCACCTGCTTGCCTGGCAGTTGGAAATCGATATCGATCTCTCGCACCCCAAAGTCACCTCTCAACGAGCCGTTCCGGGCGGTCGTCTGCTCCGTGAGACGTTGTGCCAGAGACTACTGTCAGAGGAAGCAGCATGA
- a CDS encoding AAA family ATPase, with product MKDYAKSNNPLLDSLPLPVNFDALPTLLLNEPLNAEVLRSLPAQDRASLLAKISSHFVPTSMAIDIADAILTAIFAGYEERNPCLAQIKKQRYLVGGWQGKFDGGWPGFITRNARCVTIDGITGLGKSAIVDRTLSLLPQVVKHGPSEAAGWTMQKQLVWVKVDMTSDGSRLGFLMQLYRQIDAALGTDYFSQFSAKRWSVEHHMVSVSKILYNCFCGALIIEEIQERNFAQAASRDLMVLFFLRLANLGIPIVLIGNPKGFEGFNDFTQDVRRFTSGGLFNLWPALFPRDPDWAEFLVPGMLQFNVMRNPPLIRDSARLLFRCTGGVCDYLAKLLAQAQLLALRREQEFITDADVLEAYEGPTIKASHPLIRALADRDVNALNQFRDIPVMSFVARWAESDGLTGSSAINKTRVSPPSGAAASEPEKKPRPRFQTAESMYKRKVTAGIRQQLNGAEKRKRLSQDDLRAEGLKNVLLDNFEKMKLARGRKS from the coding sequence ATGAAAGATTATGCAAAATCGAATAATCCACTTCTTGATTCGCTTCCGTTACCGGTAAATTTCGACGCTCTGCCCACGCTGCTACTGAACGAACCATTAAATGCGGAAGTACTCCGGTCCCTGCCTGCACAGGACCGGGCTTCTCTTCTTGCCAAAATTAGCAGCCATTTCGTTCCGACGTCAATGGCGATCGACATCGCGGACGCGATATTGACGGCTATCTTCGCAGGCTATGAGGAACGCAACCCGTGTCTCGCGCAAATCAAAAAGCAGCGTTACCTTGTGGGTGGCTGGCAAGGAAAATTCGACGGCGGTTGGCCAGGCTTCATCACACGAAATGCCCGGTGCGTGACGATCGATGGCATAACCGGTCTAGGAAAGTCCGCGATTGTCGACCGAACATTGAGTCTCCTGCCTCAGGTTGTCAAGCACGGACCAAGCGAAGCGGCGGGCTGGACCATGCAGAAGCAACTGGTGTGGGTCAAAGTTGATATGACCTCGGATGGCAGTCGTCTCGGTTTTTTGATGCAACTTTACAGACAAATCGATGCAGCATTGGGGACCGACTACTTTTCTCAATTTTCTGCAAAGAGGTGGTCCGTTGAGCATCATATGGTTTCAGTTTCCAAGATTCTGTACAACTGCTTCTGCGGTGCGCTCATCATTGAGGAAATACAGGAACGAAACTTCGCTCAAGCCGCATCCCGGGACCTGATGGTTCTGTTTTTCCTCCGCCTGGCAAATCTCGGTATTCCCATTGTTCTCATTGGTAACCCAAAGGGTTTCGAGGGGTTCAATGATTTCACGCAGGATGTCAGGCGTTTTACCTCAGGTGGACTCTTCAACCTTTGGCCCGCGCTATTCCCCCGTGACCCGGATTGGGCCGAGTTCCTGGTGCCCGGAATGTTGCAGTTCAACGTTATGCGCAATCCACCGCTTATAAGGGATTCAGCGCGGTTGCTCTTCAGGTGTACCGGCGGTGTTTGCGACTACCTCGCGAAGCTGCTGGCTCAGGCGCAACTCCTTGCATTGAGGCGAGAACAGGAATTTATAACTGACGCTGATGTGTTGGAGGCATACGAGGGGCCTACGATCAAGGCTTCGCACCCGCTAATCCGCGCGCTTGCCGATAGAGACGTGAACGCGCTGAATCAATTTCGTGATATCCCGGTTATGTCATTCGTAGCACGGTGGGCGGAATCAGACGGGTTAACCGGATCGTCGGCTATCAACAAGACGCGTGTATCGCCTCCGTCAGGCGCTGCAGCATCTGAGCCCGAGAAGAAGCCGAGACCGCGCTTTCAGACCGCCGAGAGTATGTATAAGCGGAAAGTCACTGCTGGGATTCGCCAGCAGCTAAACGGAGCTGAAAAACGAAAGCGACTCTCTCAGGACGATCTGCGCGCAGAGGGGCTCAAAAACGTGCTGCTTGATAACTTCGAAAAGATGAAGCTGGCGAGGGGGCGTAAGTCGTAA